From a single Oxalobacter vibrioformis genomic region:
- a CDS encoding rubrerythrin family protein: protein MKDLKGTQTEENLKRAFSVESQTAMRYEYFASRANIEGHNDVAMLFSSSAAGERGHALGHLEFLRKDPVSGNPMTRTRLNIQSAIAGETTEYHDMYPRMAEIARDEGFEEIAIWFETLAKAERSHANQFQKALNTLLD from the coding sequence ATGAAAGATCTCAAAGGAACACAAACAGAAGAAAATCTGAAAAGAGCATTCAGCGTGGAATCACAGACCGCCATGCGTTACGAGTATTTTGCCAGCCGTGCGAATATTGAAGGACACAACGATGTCGCCATGCTGTTTTCTTCCAGTGCTGCCGGTGAACGGGGCCATGCCCTGGGCCACCTCGAATTCCTGAGGAAGGATCCGGTATCGGGCAATCCCATGACCCGTACCCGCTTGAATATCCAGTCAGCCATTGCCGGTGAAACAACCGAATATCACGACATGTATCCCCGCATGGCGGAAATCGCCCGTGACGAGGGCTTTGAAGAAATCGCTATCTGGTTTGAAACGCTTGCCAAGGCAGAGCGCTCTCACGCCAACCAGTTCCAGAAAGCCTTGAATACCCTGCTGGATTAA
- a CDS encoding EAL domain-containing protein, giving the protein MTSEASPPITVLSSLAQNNLTTPHILVVDNQIHALKDLIFLLGDYDIRLFKAQDGKTALHTLRTETIDLLLLEISLPDMSGLDVMDFIKKQGYDTHTIVLSESTDINAPIEALKRGAFSYLRKPSSTEELLSSIKNVLDARALESRHQQMAWQLECSEKMYRNLVDNAPDIIFTISHDGTITYINQRVTTILGYPPSELIGKPYSTLISNDDLNRAQALFSSKYKSTRHIELSLKSEAEKESYPFSLTIMNMTFNPANPDSMEKTGSAYIIARDLSEKKRAAEIISYHKNYDLLTGLPNRTLLTQQIDTELQRLREANGGMTILFVDLDRFKLINDTMGHLSGDLLLQQAGMRLKELVRTGDIVSRLGSDEFLIALPGLKDAGRIQTIATQCLDTIQQPFSLDNEENVQITASIGIATYPEHGLSAVELIANADIAMYQVKIKSKNDFCFYEDSMIRSSHAKISLEQEMRRALDRNQLEMYYQPQVDIATGEIIGAEALMRWNHPERGLLSAGEFLPYAEEIGLIAPYTDWMLGSVCRDILAARVAGCKLVPVSVNMSPQYLDREDCIDKMKDVFSHYRIQDGMIGVEITENISIRNPHQAIELLGRLNHLGVDIAIDDFGIGYSSLAYLRKFPIQTIKIDRSFVSEIHHDMSEFPVILAIISIAKGLGMKLIAEGVETEIQAAYLKNWGCHIMQGHLYHRPMPIQNIISILAGESVQQSG; this is encoded by the coding sequence ATGACGTCTGAGGCCTCCCCTCCCATCACTGTCTTATCTTCACTGGCGCAAAATAATCTTACGACGCCCCATATTCTTGTTGTAGACAATCAGATCCATGCGCTGAAAGACCTCATTTTCCTCCTGGGTGATTACGATATTCGCCTTTTCAAGGCACAAGATGGAAAAACAGCACTACACACCCTGCGTACGGAAACAATCGACCTGCTCCTGCTTGAGATCAGTCTGCCTGACATGAGTGGCCTTGACGTCATGGACTTTATCAAAAAACAGGGATATGACACTCACACCATCGTCCTGTCAGAGAGCACTGATATCAATGCACCGATTGAAGCCCTTAAAAGAGGAGCTTTCAGTTACCTGCGCAAGCCTTCCTCTACGGAAGAACTGCTTTCTTCGATCAAGAATGTACTGGATGCGCGCGCCCTGGAATCCCGGCACCAGCAAATGGCATGGCAACTGGAATGCTCTGAAAAAATGTATCGTAATCTGGTGGATAATGCACCGGATATTATTTTCACGATCAGCCATGATGGCACAATCACCTACATCAACCAGCGCGTCACCACTATTTTGGGATATCCCCCTAGCGAGTTGATCGGCAAACCCTATTCCACCCTGATCAGCAATGATGACCTGAACCGCGCACAGGCACTTTTCAGCAGTAAATACAAATCCACCCGTCATATCGAGCTGTCCCTGAAATCCGAAGCAGAAAAGGAAAGCTACCCTTTTTCACTGACGATCATGAATATGACATTTAATCCGGCCAATCCGGATTCAATGGAAAAAACCGGCAGTGCCTACATCATCGCACGGGACCTCTCGGAAAAAAAACGGGCAGCAGAAATCATTTCCTATCACAAGAACTACGATCTCCTGACCGGCCTGCCAAACCGCACGCTGCTTACCCAGCAGATTGACACCGAACTGCAGCGCCTGCGTGAAGCCAATGGCGGCATGACGATTCTTTTTGTTGACCTTGACCGTTTCAAGCTCATCAATGACACCATGGGGCATTTGAGCGGCGATCTGCTGCTGCAGCAGGCGGGTATGCGACTCAAAGAACTGGTCAGAACGGGTGACATCGTTTCACGTCTGGGCAGCGATGAATTCCTGATTGCCCTGCCCGGCCTGAAAGATGCGGGCCGTATACAGACCATTGCCACACAATGCCTGGATACCATACAACAACCGTTTTCGCTCGATAATGAGGAAAATGTCCAGATTACGGCAAGCATCGGCATTGCCACATATCCCGAGCACGGTCTCTCAGCGGTAGAATTGATCGCCAATGCGGATATCGCCATGTACCAGGTCAAGATCAAAAGCAAAAATGATTTCTGCTTTTACGAAGACAGCATGATTCGCAGCTCGCATGCCAAAATCAGCCTTGAACAGGAGATGCGGCGCGCCCTGGATCGTAACCAGCTTGAAATGTACTATCAGCCACAGGTGGATATCGCAACAGGCGAAATCATCGGCGCAGAAGCCCTGATGCGCTGGAACCACCCCGAACGGGGACTGCTTTCTGCAGGCGAATTTCTCCCCTATGCAGAAGAAATCGGACTCATTGCGCCTTACACCGACTGGATGCTCGGATCAGTCTGCCGCGACATACTGGCCGCCCGGGTGGCCGGGTGCAAACTGGTTCCTGTTTCTGTCAACATGTCGCCCCAGTACCTGGATCGCGAAGACTGTATTGATAAAATGAAGGACGTCTTTTCACATTACCGGATACAGGATGGCATGATTGGTGTGGAAATCACGGAAAATATCAGTATCCGCAATCCGCATCAGGCCATCGAGCTGCTTGGCCGTTTGAATCATCTGGGTGTGGACATCGCCATTGATGATTTTGGCATTGGTTACTCCTCACTGGCCTATCTGCGAAAATTTCCCATCCAGACCATCAAGATCGACCGTTCTTTTGTGAGCGAGATACACCACGACATGAGCGAATTTCCCGTTATTTTAGCCATTATTTCCATTGCCAAGGGATTAGGCATGAAGCTGATTGCCGAAGGTGTTGAAACGGAAATACAGGCCGCCTACCTGAAAAACTGGGGATGCCATATCATGCAGGGGCACCTTTATCATCGTCCCATGCCTATTCAGAACATTATTTCCATTCTGGCCGGAGAATCCGTCCAGCAATCAGGCTGA
- a CDS encoding nitronate monooxygenase, translating into MKCVDDFRLRLGSTELVPIVIGGMGVDISTPQLALTAVRMGGIGHLSDAMMMATADHYFRKHFSRDKMRANMATMGKMDKSSVHFDLGALAEATRLHVSSAMEAKRGHGLLFINLMEKLTMNAPRETMQTRMTAALDAGIDGITLAAGLNQSSFHLIQDHPRFRDAKMGIIVSSARALQIFIRRNAKLNRLPDYVIVEGPLAGGHLGFGMDWAKFDLKTIVAEVQAYLKKENLDIPLIAAGGVFTGSDAVGFLENGAAAVQVATRFTVSRECGLPEAAKQAYLNAAEDDIEVNMQSPTGYPMRMLKNTPAVGQGIRPNCEIYGYILENGKCEYIDAYEREIKLHPEKDKLSVKEKVCLCTHMRNYDVWTCGHNTYRLKDTTRRLEDGSYLLPSAEHIFRDYQFSKGHEILLPE; encoded by the coding sequence ATGAAGTGTGTAGATGATTTTCGCCTGCGCCTGGGCAGTACTGAGCTGGTCCCGATCGTGATTGGCGGAATGGGGGTGGATATTTCCACACCGCAACTGGCGCTGACAGCGGTGCGTATGGGCGGTATTGGTCATTTGTCGGATGCCATGATGATGGCTACGGCTGACCATTATTTCCGGAAGCATTTTTCCCGGGACAAGATGCGCGCCAATATGGCAACCATGGGCAAGATGGACAAGTCCAGTGTCCATTTCGACCTGGGTGCCCTGGCCGAGGCAACACGTCTTCATGTATCCAGTGCAATGGAAGCCAAACGCGGCCATGGCCTGCTTTTTATCAATCTGATGGAAAAGCTGACCATGAATGCGCCGCGGGAAACCATGCAGACACGCATGACAGCCGCGCTTGATGCCGGTATTGACGGTATTACGCTGGCAGCAGGCTTGAACCAGAGTTCATTTCACCTGATACAGGACCATCCGCGTTTTCGTGATGCCAAGATGGGGATCATTGTTTCTTCTGCACGTGCGCTGCAGATTTTTATCCGTCGTAATGCCAAGCTCAACCGGCTGCCGGATTACGTGATTGTTGAGGGGCCGCTGGCAGGCGGTCATCTGGGCTTCGGGATGGATTGGGCCAAGTTTGACTTGAAGACGATCGTGGCTGAGGTGCAGGCTTATCTGAAAAAAGAAAATCTGGATATTCCGCTGATCGCGGCAGGCGGGGTGTTTACCGGTTCAGATGCAGTGGGTTTTCTTGAAAACGGCGCTGCTGCCGTGCAGGTGGCGACCCGTTTTACCGTTTCCCGGGAGTGCGGACTGCCGGAAGCGGCCAAACAGGCCTATCTGAATGCGGCCGAGGATGACATTGAGGTCAACATGCAGTCACCCACGGGATATCCTATGCGCATGCTGAAAAACACACCTGCTGTTGGTCAGGGTATCCGTCCGAATTGCGAGATATACGGCTATATCCTTGAGAATGGCAAATGTGAATATATCGATGCGTATGAGCGTGAAATCAAGCTGCATCCGGAAAAGGACAAGCTGTCAGTGAAGGAAAAGGTCTGCCTGTGCACCCATATGCGCAACTATGATGTATGGACGTGCGGACATAATACTTATCGCTTAAAGGATACAACACGCCGACTGGAAGACGGATCGTACCTGTTGCCTTCTGCCGAGCATATTTTCAGGGATTACCAGTTCAGCAAGGGCCACGAGATTCTGCTGCCGGAGTAA
- a CDS encoding universal stress protein, producing the protein MAYKTILVHLDRKERAANRVRIAANLAKAEDACLIGAAMIGISTLTFREARINEKDPALASHLKFLTDRAEGFVEDFIQEVEGMGVLSYEGRVVDGEAGYGISMQARYSDLVVVGQTNLNDDAPIVQPDFPEFVVIHTGRPVLLIPHGYEKETVGSRVLVAWNASKEARRAVTDAIPLLRRAEVVDVVMFNVETEPDMRDESSVTDLAVYLARHGVNVHILKRQQARNIGQSLLEIAAERGTDLLVLGGYGHTRFRQFLLGGLPEPS; encoded by the coding sequence ATGGCATATAAAACGATACTTGTTCATCTGGACCGGAAAGAAAGGGCGGCCAATCGCGTCCGCATAGCCGCCAATCTGGCAAAGGCCGAAGACGCTTGTCTGATTGGCGCGGCCATGATCGGCATTTCGACACTGACCTTTCGCGAGGCACGCATCAATGAAAAGGACCCGGCGCTTGCCTCACACCTGAAATTTCTGACAGACCGTGCAGAAGGGTTTGTCGAGGATTTTATCCAGGAAGTCGAAGGCATGGGCGTTTTGTCTTATGAAGGCCGTGTCGTGGATGGCGAGGCAGGCTATGGCATCAGCATGCAGGCCAGGTACAGTGATCTGGTTGTGGTCGGTCAGACCAACTTAAATGACGACGCCCCCATTGTCCAGCCGGATTTTCCCGAGTTTGTGGTTATCCATACCGGTCGGCCGGTTCTCCTGATTCCGCACGGCTACGAAAAGGAAACGGTTGGCTCCAGGGTGCTGGTTGCCTGGAATGCCAGCAAGGAGGCGCGCCGTGCGGTTACCGATGCGATCCCGCTGTTGAGACGGGCAGAGGTAGTGGATGTGGTCATGTTCAATGTTGAAACAGAGCCGGATATGCGGGATGAAAGTTCGGTAACCGATCTGGCGGTATATCTGGCGCGTCATGGGGTTAATGTCCATATTCTCAAGCGGCAGCAGGCCAGAAATATTGGCCAGTCGCTACTGGAAATCGCAGCAGAACGGGGAACAGATCTTCTTGTACTGGGTGGCTACGGTCATACCCGTTTCCGGCAATTCCTGCTGGGGGGGTTACCCGAACCATCCTGA